A region of the Pseudoroseomonas cervicalis genome:
ACTGCCGATGAGCGATAGGGTCCTGCTGTGGCGCCGCCACCTGCTGCAGGCCATGGCCGCTGCTCCCGCCGCCATGATGCTCGGCACCGCCCCACCCCGACGCGCCATGGCCCAGTCCGCCGCGCCCGCCGGCTACACGGTGCTGAGCCAGGCCGAGGCGAAGCTGCTGGAGCCGATCATCGCGCGGCTGATCCCGAGCGACGATCTCGGCCCCGGCGCGCTGGATTCCGGTGTCGCCAGCTTCATCGACCGGCAGCTCGCCACGCCCTGGGCGGCGGGTGACCATTTCTATGCCCAGGGCCCGTTCCACCCCGGTGTCGCCAGCCAGGGCTACCAGCTGCAGGACACGCCGGCGGCGCTGGTGCGCAAGGGCCTGGCGCGGCTGGCCGAAATGGTGCCGCAGCAGCGTGGCGGCCGCAGCTTCGACCAGCTCAGCCCGGCCGAGCAGGATGCGCTGCTGGGCGAGCTGGAGCGCGGCGAGCTCGACCTGTCGCCGGTGCCCGGCCCGCTCTTCTTCCAGAGCCTGCTCGACATCACCATTGAGGGCTATTTCGCCGACCCGCTCTATGGCGGCAACAAGGACATGGTCGGCTGGAAGCTGGTCGGCTTCCCCGGCTATTATTCCTCCTATGTGGCGGAGATCGAGCGGCACAATCTGCCCTTCCGCCGCCCGCCGCAATCGCTGGCCGATCTGGCGCGCGCCCATGCGGAGGACCACCAGCATGGTCTGCCGCCCTCACCACAATCGGTCGGGCCCTCGCATGCGGGGCATGAGCATGGCGGCATGCTGCCGCGCGACCGCCAGCCGGAGACCGCACGATGAGCCGCACCCTTCCGGCGGTGGACGCGGTGGTCATCGGCAGCGGCTGGACCGGCGGCATCGCCGGCAAGGAGCTGGCTGCGGCGGGGCTGAAGGTGGTGATGCTGGAGCGCGGCCGCCCGCAATGGACCGCCCCCGATTTCGCCAGCCCGCAGGTGCATGACGAGCTCAAATACGAGCGG
Encoded here:
- a CDS encoding gluconate 2-dehydrogenase subunit 3 family protein, encoding MSDRVLLWRRHLLQAMAAAPAAMMLGTAPPRRAMAQSAAPAGYTVLSQAEAKLLEPIIARLIPSDDLGPGALDSGVASFIDRQLATPWAAGDHFYAQGPFHPGVASQGYQLQDTPAALVRKGLARLAEMVPQQRGGRSFDQLSPAEQDALLGELERGELDLSPVPGPLFFQSLLDITIEGYFADPLYGGNKDMVGWKLVGFPGYYSSYVAEIERHNLPFRRPPQSLADLARAHAEDHQHGLPPSPQSVGPSHAGHEHGGMLPRDRQPETAR